In Paenibacillus stellifer, the DNA window CGGCGGGGATGCCGGACCGGCGGCCAAATTCGCGCTGCCGCTGAAAGGCCGCGTACCTGCGAGCGAGATTGCAGGCGTGCTGGAACAACTGCTGCTGTTCTACAAGAATGAGCGGCAGGAAGACGAAGGCTTCCACGCCTTAACTGAGCGGGTTGGCGTTCCGGTATTCCAGGAAAAGCTGAACGAGATTCTTGCCGTTCGGGCATAAAGAACAGGAAGTGATACAAAAAACAGCTCCAATCCCGGCTAATGCTCTTCAGGATTGAAGCTGTTCGTATTGCTAGGTCAGCCAGAAACTTCTGGTTGGCCTATTTGGGTTTGGAGTAACTGAGCTGGATGGGTTTATCCACCCGGCGCTTCAAGGCTATGCCACCCTGGCGACCAGGATAGCGGTAGCCCAAGCGCGCAGTTCCTTGGTCCGGTTGACCGGTCGCTTATTTCGCCTCGGCTGTCTGAAGATCCAAGGCTTCCGTCCGCTCCGTATCCCGCAGCAGCACCGGCTTCAAATATTTTCCGGTATACGAGTCCGGAACCTCGATAATCTGCTCCGGTGTACCGGTCGCAATCACCGTTCCGCCGCCACTTCCGCCTTCCGGCCCCATGTCAATAAGATAATCCGCCGTCTTGATCACATCGAGGTTATGCTCGATGACCAGAACGGATTCGCCGGATTCCACCAGCCGATGCAGCACTTCAAGCAGGCGGCCGATGTCATCTACATGCAGGCCGGTCGTCGGCTCGTCCAGAATGTACAGCGTCTTGCCTGTGCTTCTGCGGTACAGCTCCGAAGCAAGCTTGACGCGCTGGGCCTCCCCGCCGGAAAGCGTCGTTCCCGGCTGACCTAGCTTGATATATCCTAGGCCTACATCCAGCAAGGTTTGCAGCTTGCGGTGAATCTTCGGGATGTTCTGGAAGAACTCCGTTCCGTCTTCCACCGTCATTTCTAGGACGTCTGCAATGCTCTTGCCTTTATATTTCACTTCCAGCGTCTCCCGGTTGTAGCGTTTGCCTTTGCAGACCTCGCAAGGCACGTAGACGTCGGGCAGGAAGTGCATTTCGATCTTGATGATACCGTCACCCCGGCATGCTTCGCAGCGCCCGCCTTTGACGTTAAAGCTGAAGCGGCCCTTCTGGAAGCCCCGGACCTTCGCTTCGTTTGTCTTGGCGAACAGATCGCGGATATCATCGAATACGCCGGTATAGGTAGCCGGGTTGGAGCGCGGGGTCCGGCCGATCGGAGACTGGTCGATATCGATGACCTTGTCCAGATGGTCCAGACCACGGATTTCCTTGTGAAGTCCGGGACGCACCTTAACGGCCCTGTTCAGTTCTCTCGCCAGGCTCTTGTACAGAATCTCGTTGACGAGCGACGATTTGCCGGAGCCCGAAACGCCGGTTACCGCCGTGAAGACACCAAGCGGAATTTTGACATTGACGTTCTTCAGGTTGTTCTCCCTGGCTCCCCGGACTTCCAGCCAGCGTCCGTCCGTAACGCGACGTTTGAGAGGGACCGGGATAAACTTGCGTCCGCTAAGATATTCGCCGGTCAAAGAGTTCGGATCGTTCATGATCTCCTGCGGTGTCCCTTGAGCAATCACCTGGCCGCCGTGAATGCCCGCTCCCGGACCGATATCGATGATATAATCACAGGCCAGCATCGTATCCTCGTCATGCTCGACGACGATCAGAGTGTTGCCGAGGTCTCGCATATGCGCCAGCGTTGAAATCAGCCGGTCGTTGTCACGCTGATGCAGGCCAATGCTGGGCTCGTCCAGGATATAGAGTACGCCCATCAGGCTCGAGCCAATCTGCGTAGCAAGCCTGATGCGCTGCGCCTCGCCGCCCGACAGCGATCCGGCCGAACGGCTGAGAGTCAAGTAATTGAGACCGACATTGACGAGGAAGCCGAGACGGCTGCTGATTTCTTTGAGAATCAGATTGGCAATGGCTGCTTCTTTCTCGGTCAGACTTAGCTCGCCAAAGAACTTCTGGCCGTCGCCGATCGACAAATCCGTTACATCAGCAATGTTCTTGTCGCCAACTGTTACCGCCAGGATTTCCCGCTTCAGACGTTTGCCCTTGCAGGTCGGGCAAGGCTTGGCGCTCATAAAGCCTTCGATAAATTCCCGAATGCCCTCCGACGCCGTCTCGCGGTATCGCCGTTCCAGATTGGGAATGATGCCCTCAAAGGGAACCATGGCCTCCTTGCTCTGGCCGAAGTCATTCTCATACTTGAAACGAATGCGTTCGGTGCCTGTACCGTGAAGCAGCTTGTTCATCTGCTCGGGGGTCAGCTCGCTAACCGGCACATCCTGCGGAATATGAAAGTGCTGGCACACCGACTTGAGAAATTGCGGATAATAGTTGGAGGTGCTTCCGGTCCAGGCCAGGAAAGCCCCGTCCTCGATCGACTTGCCCATATCCGGAATCAGCAGGTCGGGATCGACGATCATCTGGGCGCCGAGTCCGTCGCATTCCGGGCACGCGCCGAACGGGCTGTTGAACGAGAACATGCGGGGCGCCAGCTCTTCCATGCTGAACCCGCAGATTGGGCAGGCGAAGCTGGAGCTGAACAGCAGCTCTTCCTGTCCAATAATATCGACCAGTATTTTGCCTCCGGACAGCTTCAGCGCCGTCTCGATGGAGTCCGTCAATCGGGACTCGATATCCTCTTTGATGACAATCCGGTCGACCACGACTTCTATCGTGTGCTTCTTGTTCTTCTCCAGCTCAATCTCCTCGGACAGGTCACGCAGCTCGCCGTCCACACGGACACGGACAAAACCCTGCTTCGAGATATCGGTGAACAAGCCCTTGTGCTCGCCTTTGCGTCCGGATATAACCGGTGCCAGGATCTGCAGCCGCGTCTTTTCGGGATACTGCAAGATCCGGTCCACCATTTGCTCCACGGTCTGTGACGTAATCTCAATGCCGTGGTCCGGGCAGTGCGGATGACCAATCCGGGCGAACAGCAGCCGCAAATAGTCATAAATCTCGGTCACCGTACCGACGGTAGACCGGGGGTTGCGGCTCGTCGTCTTCTGGTCGATGGAAATGGCCGGAGACAGACCGTCGATCGAATCGACATCAGGCTTCTCCATCTGGCCCAGGAACTGGCGGGCATAAGCCGAGAGCGACTCCACATACCGCCGCTGGCCTTCTGCGTAAATCGTGTCGAACGCCAGCGACGATTTGCCGGAACCGCTCAGCCCCGTCAGCACGACAAAGCGGTCGCGGGGTATCGTAACGTCGATGTTCTTGAGATTATGGGCTCTCGCGCCCTTGATTACAATATTCTCGTTCGCCAACGGTTATCTCTCCTCTGTAATTGTGACTCACCCTCCCAAACCCTCCCGGCGGGAGGGCCCCAAGGGCTCCGCCCTCTGGACACCCGCAAATTTATTGGCGTGGTGCGGGAGGGCGGCGCTGTTTAGTTACGTGTATGGAATGAGCCGCTTATCCCTGCGGGACCGCTCGAACGACGGCGCTCGCGAGATCGACGCATTGGGGCTGCTGCCTGCTGTGACCCGCTGTCCCTTCGGGATGCGCTGGACGTCTCACGGGGCGGCGCGCTTTATGCTACTTCCTGCTGTGACCCGCTGTCCCTTCGGGATGCGCTGGACGTCTCACGGGGTGGCGCGCTTTCTGCTGCTGCCTGCTGTGACCCGCTGTCCCTGCGGGATGTGCTGGACGTCTCACGGGGCGGCGCAGTTTCTGCTACTTCCTGCTGTGACCCGCTGTCCCTTCGGGATGCGCTGGACGTCTCTTGGGGTAGCGCGGTTTATGCTACTACCTGCCGTGACCCGCTGTCCCTTCGGGATGCGCTGGGCATCTCTTGGGGCGGCGCAGTTTCTGCTACTTCCTGCAGTGACCCGCTGTCCCTGCGGGATGTGCTAGACGTCTCTTGGGGCGGCGCAGTTTCTGCTACTTCCTGCTGTGACCCGCTGTCCCTGCGGGATGTGCTAGACGTCTCTTGGGGCGGCGCAGTTTCTGCTACTTCCTGCTGTGACCCGCTGTCCCTTCGGGATGCGCTGGACGTCTCTTGGGACGGCGCGCTTTCTGCTACTCCCTGCTGTGACCCGCTGTCCCTTCGGGATGCGCTGGACGTCTCTTGAGGCGGCGCGATTCCTGCTACTTCCTGCTGTGACCCGCTGTCCCTTCGGGATGCGCTGGACGTTGTGACAAAAGCACGAAGAACGGCCTGATAACAGCGCCGTTCATATCATGCAGGGAATCTATCGCGATGTAGTCAGCGTTATTATTCGGCGCGCAGCTCCAGCAGCGCGTCGCGGAGCTCGGCGGCGCGTTCGAACTGAAGGTTCTTGGCGGCCTCTTTCATTTCGGCCTCCAGGCGCTGCATCAGCGTCTGGCGTTCCTTCTTGTTCATCTTGCCGGAAGCGCCGGTCAGATAGTCGGCCTTGGACTCGGCTACCTTCGTTGCCTCGATGACGTCGCGTACCTTCTTGTGGATCGTCTGCGGCGTAATGCCATGCTCTTCATTGTAGGCGGTCTGGATGGAGCGGCGGCGCTGGGTTTCGGTGATCGCCTTATCCATCGATTCGGTAATGTTGTCGCCGTACATGATGACCTTGCCTTCGGAGTTCCGCGCCGCCCGGCCGATCGTCTGGATCAGCGATCGTTCGGAACGGAGGAAGCCCTCCTTATCGGCATCCAGTATCGTAACGAGCGATACCTCCGGCAGGTCGAGGCCCTCTCTCAGCAAGTTAATGCCGACGAGGACATGAAATGTGCCAAGGCGCAGATCGCGCAAAATTGCGATCCGCTCCAGCGTCTTGATGTCGGAGTGAAGGTAACGGACCTTGATGCCGATATCCTTAAGGTAATCGGTAAGATCCTCCGCCATCTTCTTCGTCAGCGTCGTAACGAGAACGCGTTCGTCGCGGTCGATGCGCTCGCGGATTTCGCCGATGAGATCGTCGATCTGTCCCTCTGTGGGACGAACCTCGATAATCGGGTCCAATAGACCTGTCGGCCGGATAATCTGCTCGACCATCGTATCGCAGTGCTCCAGCTCGTAAGGTCCAGGAGTAGCGGATACATAGACGATCTGCTTCACCTTGTCCTCGAACTCCTCGAATCTCAGCGGGCGGTTATCGAGCGCCGACGGCAGGCGGAAGCCATGCTCGACCAGCACGGTCTTCCGCGCCTGGTCGCCGTTGTACATCGCCCGGATCTGCGGCAGCGTGACATGCGACTCGTCGATGACGATCAGCATATCGTCCGGGAAATAATCCAGCAGCGTGTATGGCGTCGCGCCGCGTTCGCGAAAGGTCAGCGGTCCGGAATAGTTCTCGATTCCGGAGCAGAAGCCGACCTCGTTCATCATCTCGATGTCATACCGGGTCCGCTGCTCCAGCCGCTGGGCTTCCAGCAGCTTCCCGGCCCCACGCAGCGCTGCCAGCCGTTCCTCCAGCTCGCGCTCGATATTCTTAAGCGCAACGCGCATCGTCTCTTCCTGCGTCACGAAGTGAGACGCCGGGAAGATGGCGACATGATCACGCTCGCCGATCAGCTCGCCGGTCAGCACGTCGATCTCGGTGATCCGCTCGATCTCGTCGCCGAACAGCTCTACGCGGATGGCGTGCTCCCCTTGGGAAGCGGGGAAAATCTCAATGACATCGCCGCGCACCCGGAAGGTGCCGCGGACGAAATTGAGATCATTCCGCTGATACTGGATATCGACCAGCCGGCTCAAAATCTGATTCCGCGGCTTCTCCATGCCAACCCAGAGAGAGAGCAGCAGGCTGCCGTATTCCTGCGGCGATCCGAGGCCGTAAATACAGGATACGCTCGCCACGATGATGACGTCCCTCCGCTCGAACAGCGAGCTCGTCGCGGAGTGGCGCAGCTTATCGATCTCTTCGTTGATGCTGGAATCCTTCTCTATATAAGTATCCGAAGAAGGGATGTAAGCCTCCGGCTGATAGTAATCATAGTAGCTGACAAAATAATCGACCGAGTTCTGCGGAAAAAACTCCTTGAACTCGCTCGCCAGCTGCGCGGCCAGCGTCTTGTTGTGCGCGATGACCAGCGTCGGTCTGTTCACTTTGGCGATCATCTGCGCAATGGTGAACGTCTTGCCCGTTCCCGTGGCGCCCAGCAGTGTCTGATGCTTCTTGCCCTGCTTCAGCCCTTCCACCAGCTCGGCAATGGCGCGGGGCTGGTCGCCTTGGGGTGTGTACTCGGACTCCAGATTGAAGGTCTTTGTACTGACGACAATATCATTCATTTGCCCGTCTCCCCCTAATCGTCTAAAATATATGAAAGCGTCAAATGCTGGATCATATCAGCAATATAAGAATGTTTGTTCCCGTCAATTATACATGCCTTCCGTCTATCATGCAAACCTAATTATAAAGGAGAAACTTTCATGGATCTCACCTCTATCATCGGCATTCTGGCCGGAATCGCCGCACTGGTCGGCGGCTTTTTTTGGGAAGGCGGACGGATTACCGGCCTTCTGCAATGGAACGCCGCTCTGATCGTCATCGGAGGAACCGTCGCGGCCGTTATGATCAGCTTTCCCGCCCGGACCCTTCGCGGCATCCCGGCGGCGCTTGGCATGGCTTTCAGACGCAGCCCGGACCGCCTCGAGGAGCTGGTAGAGGAAATGGTCGAAATGGCGACCCTTTCCCGCCGTAACGGTATGCTGGCTCTGGAGCCAAGGGCGGACAGCCACCCCGACCCTTTTACCAGTGAAGGGCTGCGGCTAATCGTCGACGGCACCGATCCCGAACAGGTTCGGCAAATCCTGGAGTTCGAGATGGACTCGGAGGAGCAGAAGCATGAGAGCGGCGCCAAGCTGTTCGAAGCCGCGGGCGGCTATGCGCCGACCATGGGAATCATCGGCACCGTCATGGGACTTATCCGCGTGCTCGGGAATCTGACTGATCCTTCGCATCTCGGCCCCTCGATCGCGGTGGCCTTCACGGCCACCCTGTACGGCGTTGCCAGCGCCAATCTTCTGTTCCTTCCCATCGCCTCCAAGATCAGAGCGCGCGGGCAGCTGCGGGTACAGGAGATGGAAATGCTGCTCATCGGCATCCTTTCCGTACAGAATGGCGATCACCCCAATCTCGTCCGCAAGAAGCTCTCCACCTTCCTGAACCGCGAAACCCCGGGCCGGACGCCTGCAGAGGCGCGGCTATGAGACAGCGAAGAAGCGTCACCCGGGGACGGGAGGGACGGGATGGCCATAACCGCTGGATGATTACATACGCTGATTTGATCACGCTTCTGCTAATTTTCTTTGTGATTCTGTTTGCGATGAGCAGCCTCGATCAGGAAAAATACGGGAACGTCATCTCCTCGCTTCAGCGCTCGTTCCAAACTGGAAGCGGCCTTCTGGACGGCGGGAATGGACTGCTGAGCGGCCAAAAGGGAAAGGACAACGGACAAGGCTCCGAGGCCCTGTCCTCGGCCCAGCCTTCCGCCACACCGGATGGAAGCAAGAGCGGTGCATCACCAACCGCCGCGCCGGAAGCTACGGCTTCCCCCTCGCAGCGCGAACTGGCCTTCCGCCAGCAGGAAGCCAAGCTGGCCCAGCTGATGAACGTCATTACCCAATATGTAGCGGACAATAATCTTGGCGATCAGATCTTTGTCGCGGACAAGCCCCAGGGCATCACCATCACGCTCAGCGACCGCTTTCTGTTCGATGTCGGCAGGGCCGACCTGAAGCCTGACGCGCAGCCCGCATTGCACCAGCTGTCAGGCCTGTTTCGGGACATCTCTGCGGTGATCAGCATTGAGGGACACACCGACAACACGCCGGTGCTGCCCTCCTCTCCATACCGGGACAATTGGCAGCTGTCGGGTGAACGCGCCCAGTCTGTGCTCCGCTTTTTCCTTGAAAAAGAAAGACTCAGTGCCAGCCGGTTCCAGTACGCGGGTTATGCCGATACGCGGCCGGCTGCCGACAACAGTACCGCCAGCGGACGCCAGAAGAACCGGCGCGTGGAGATCATTGTGCTGCGTCAGCTGCAGAGCGAATAGAGTGGTAAATACATACTGCTAGTATCGGCCGGAACTCACCAAAGTAGACCTCCGGCAGACCCAAAAAGCCACAAAAGAAAGACGGATTCCAGGTAGTACCGGATTGGACTACGCTTTGAAATCCGTCTTTTTACGTTGACCCGCAATGCCTCATAGCAGGAAAAACTTGCAGAATGCGGAAATTGAAAGAGGAAAGGAGCTGATGAAGCCATGTCTTCCCCATTCCGCCCGCTATCCAGCTCGAAGCTGTGGAAATATCTTATGAATATCGCCATTCTGCCCTGGATCGGTATCATCTTTCAGGTCATCCTGCTGCTGTTCATATACACCTTCGGGACATTCCTGCTGTGGAGCTCGCCCCGCTTATTCTGGGAACTGCCGTCTGGCCTGCCGACTGGAAGCACCCTGATTGAAATGCGGATCTGGATGCTGGCCTTCGGCTTCGTCTATGCGCTCGTCTGGTGCGGCTATTGGCTGATTGCTGCGGAGCTGAACAGTTCCAATCGCATCACGGCTTATATCGTCCATGTGCTGGCGGCCTGGCTGCCGCTGATCGCTATCGTATTCTGGGCGAATCCCGCTAGCAACCCGGATGCTATGATCCCCATCTCGCAGGGCGAGGTCACTTTTAAACTGGCTCTCGCCATGATCGCAGCCGCTCTCTTCCCCTTCTACTCCGCCGCAGTCTATGGCCTTCTGATCGTCCGCCCGGCAAAAAGAATCCGCAAAGGCACGAGACTTCTGGCAATCTGGGCCTTGTTCGCAGCCGCCGCCCTTTGGTTGTTCCCGGTATTCTGGAGGCTGGCTCCCGAGATTTTCCCCGGAATCGCCGGCTTTCCCGTCAAATAATCGGTTTCGGCACACCAGCCTCGGCAAATATCATGAATTTCAGCAGACATCATGTATTTCAAGAAACATTACATATTTCAAGAGACATCACGTATTTCAAGAAGCATCACGTTCCGCAAAACATAGCAAAGCAGGCCCCATGTCCACCCGCAATCGAATCATGCGAAAACGAATTTGCCGGAGGGGAGCCTGCCGTCTTTTTCACTTATCTCCAACCGTTTACTTATTCACCGACCAGTTCGCGGTATGCCGCCGCATCCAGCAGTCCTGCAGTCACTTCGGCATAGTCTCCGTCCACTTCCACTTCGTAAATCCAGCCGTCCCCGTAAGGCTGCCCGTTCAGCAGCTCCGGGCTGTCCTCCAGCGCTTCATTGACCCGAGTAACCGTTCCCGAGACCGGCGAATATAATTCGGATACCGTCTTGACCGATTCGATGCTGCCCACACTTTCGCCTGCCGTAACCGCCGTTCCGATTTCCGGAAATTCGACGAATACGATATCTCCCAGCAGATGCTGGGCATGGTCGGTAATGCCGATGCGCACGGTGCGACCTTCCCCCTGCTGCGCCCATTCATGCTCTTCACTGTACCGGAGATTGTCCAGAATTTCACTCATTTTCGGTTGCCGCCTCTTTTCGTCCGGAACCACTCATTTGGGAATGATTCGAATTGGGTTATGAATTTTCAGATAGCTATAGACTAAGTTATGCCCTTATCCAGTGTCAATATATCTAACAGCAATTAAATTTCATCCGGCGTTTTTGGCCATTTCCTGTTGACACGGTTCCCCGTTTCAAGTATTAATGGAGTGAGAAGAATCACATACGAAATGGCGGATGATGGTGTAGGGAGAGACCGTTCCGAATAGGACGGCGCCGAAGGAGTAAGCCCCGGGGAGGCCCCGGCGGTGAATCTCTCAGGCAAAAGGACCTCTGCCGGACGCATCTCTGGAGAGCACCGGACGCTTACGGCGGACGGTCACCAACGGGGAAACCTGCTTTTGACACAAAATCGCGGGGTAACTCTCAGGTACAAGGGACAGAGCGAAGACGAAGAACAGCGCTGCGGCTGCATTCGTCTTTGCTCTGTCCTTTTTTGCGCATCAGCAGGGGATTTTGGAATCCGAACCATTCATTTTGGAATGATAAGACAAGCAAAAATTCGATAGGAGGCACGGCCTTTGGAGACTTTGAAAAGAACGCCTTTTTACGACCTGTACGCGGCTTTCCCGGATTCCAGAAGCATTGATTTCGGCGGCTGGGAGCTGCCGGTGCAGTTCACGGGCATCCAGAAGGAGCATGAGGCGGTACGTACCCGTGCCGGCTTGTTCGACGTTTCGCATATGGGCGAATTTATGGTCACCGGAAGCGGGGCCGAGGATTTCCTGCAGTTCATGACCACCAATGATGTCCGCAATCTGAGCGACGGCCAGGCCCAGTATTCCCTGCTCTGCTATCCGAATGGCGGAACGGTGGACGATCTGCTCGTCTATCGGCTTGGAGAGGGGCGCTACATGCTGGTCGTCAACGCCTCGAACATTGGCAAGGATTACCAGTGGCTGGAGGATCACCTGCCGGCGAGCGGCGTGGAGCTGAAAGATGTCTCCGAGGAGACGCTGCTTCTGGCGGTTCAGGGACCGCATGCCCAGCAGATTTTGAGCGAGGTGACCAATCTCCCGCTGGCTGAGCTTAAGCCGTTTCATTTTGTGGAAAAAGCGTCCGTCTGCGGCACAGAGGTGCTGCTGTCGCGCACCGGCTACACCGGCGAGGACGGCTTCGAGATCTATGCGCCGACATGGGCGGCCGTGCAGCTGTGGAACCGGCTGCTGGAAGTCGGCAGCGCGCATGGTCTCACCCCGGCGGGACTGGGGGCGCGGGATACGCTTCGCTTCGAGGCGAAGCTGCCGCTGTACGGGCAGGAGCTGTCGCAGGACATTTCGCCTCTGGAGGCGGGTATCGGCTTCTTCGTGAAGCTGGATAAAGGCGATTTCATCGGCCGTGACGCGCTGAAGGCGCAGAAGGACCAAGGCATTCCGCGCCGGCTGGTCGGCATTGAAATGATCGACCGCGGCATTCCGCGCACACACTATCCCGTCTATGCAGACGGAAGGCAAATCGGCGAGATCACAACCGGCACGCAGTCCCCGACGCTGAAGCGGAATCTGGGGCTTGCGCTGGTCGAAGCGAAGTACAGCGAAATCGGTGCTGAGCTTGAAGTCGAAATCCGTGGCAAGCGGCTGAAGGCCGTTGTCGTGAAGGCTCCTTTTTACAAGCGGGAGCGCCAGGGATAATTATCTATAGGATCAACACGTAGGATCAACACGCCGAAAGGCAGCGGCCGTGCCCGGCCCCCCGGAATAAGCCGGACATGGAACACGGAGACGCGCCGCTCGCACAAGACCGGTCACGATAAGCCTGACCACATGATAAGCCTGACATATGATAAGCCCAACCATGCGTTATCCATCCCATTTAGCCAAGGAGTGAATCCGAAACATGAAGCATCGTTATCTGCCGATGACCGAGCAGGACCGCAGCGAAATGCTGGCGGAGATCGGGATTCAGTCCGTTGAAGAGCTGTTCGCCGATATTCCCGAAGCGGTCCGCTACAAGGGCCGCCTGCCAATGTCGGAGGCGCTGGACGAATACGCCCTGCTGCGGCATATGAAACGGCTGGCGGACAAGAACGCCGATTTTGACAGCCACACCAGCTTTCTGGGAGCCGGCCTCTATGACCATCACGTTCCCGTCGTCATCAACCATGTCATTTCCCGTTCGGAATTCTATACGGCCTACACGCCGTATCAGCCCGAGATCAGCCAGGGCGAGCTTCAGGCCATCTTTGAATTCCAGTCCTACATCTGCGAGCTGACCGGCATGAAGGTTGCCAACGCCAGCATGTACGACGGCGCGACGGCTCTGGCCGAAGCGGCGGTGCTGGCTTCCGCGCATACGAAGCGGAAGAAAATCGTGGTCTCCCGCGCGGTTCATCCCGAAGCGCGGCAGGTGCTGGCGACCTCTGCAGCCGGACTCGGCCTTGAGGTCGTCCTGGTCGGCTGCGAGGACGGCGTGACCGACCTCGCCCTGCTGGCGCAGGCGGTCGACGGCGATACCGCCGCCGTGCTGGCCCAGTATCCGAATTTCTTCGGATGCATCG includes these proteins:
- the gcvH gene encoding glycine cleavage system protein GcvH, coding for MSEILDNLRYSEEHEWAQQGEGRTVRIGITDHAQHLLGDIVFVEFPEIGTAVTAGESVGSIESVKTVSELYSPVSGTVTRVNEALEDSPELLNGQPYGDGWIYEVEVDGDYAEVTAGLLDAAAYRELVGE
- the uvrA gene encoding excinuclease ABC subunit UvrA; the encoded protein is MANENIVIKGARAHNLKNIDVTIPRDRFVVLTGLSGSGKSSLAFDTIYAEGQRRYVESLSAYARQFLGQMEKPDVDSIDGLSPAISIDQKTTSRNPRSTVGTVTEIYDYLRLLFARIGHPHCPDHGIEITSQTVEQMVDRILQYPEKTRLQILAPVISGRKGEHKGLFTDISKQGFVRVRVDGELRDLSEEIELEKNKKHTIEVVVDRIVIKEDIESRLTDSIETALKLSGGKILVDIIGQEELLFSSSFACPICGFSMEELAPRMFSFNSPFGACPECDGLGAQMIVDPDLLIPDMGKSIEDGAFLAWTGSTSNYYPQFLKSVCQHFHIPQDVPVSELTPEQMNKLLHGTGTERIRFKYENDFGQSKEAMVPFEGIIPNLERRYRETASEGIREFIEGFMSAKPCPTCKGKRLKREILAVTVGDKNIADVTDLSIGDGQKFFGELSLTEKEAAIANLILKEISSRLGFLVNVGLNYLTLSRSAGSLSGGEAQRIRLATQIGSSLMGVLYILDEPSIGLHQRDNDRLISTLAHMRDLGNTLIVVEHDEDTMLACDYIIDIGPGAGIHGGQVIAQGTPQEIMNDPNSLTGEYLSGRKFIPVPLKRRVTDGRWLEVRGARENNLKNVNVKIPLGVFTAVTGVSGSGKSSLVNEILYKSLARELNRAVKVRPGLHKEIRGLDHLDKVIDIDQSPIGRTPRSNPATYTGVFDDIRDLFAKTNEAKVRGFQKGRFSFNVKGGRCEACRGDGIIKIEMHFLPDVYVPCEVCKGKRYNRETLEVKYKGKSIADVLEMTVEDGTEFFQNIPKIHRKLQTLLDVGLGYIKLGQPGTTLSGGEAQRVKLASELYRRSTGKTLYILDEPTTGLHVDDIGRLLEVLHRLVESGESVLVIEHNLDVIKTADYLIDMGPEGGSGGGTVIATGTPEQIIEVPDSYTGKYLKPVLLRDTERTEALDLQTAEAK
- the gcvT gene encoding glycine cleavage system aminomethyltransferase GcvT; translated protein: METLKRTPFYDLYAAFPDSRSIDFGGWELPVQFTGIQKEHEAVRTRAGLFDVSHMGEFMVTGSGAEDFLQFMTTNDVRNLSDGQAQYSLLCYPNGGTVDDLLVYRLGEGRYMLVVNASNIGKDYQWLEDHLPASGVELKDVSEETLLLAVQGPHAQQILSEVTNLPLAELKPFHFVEKASVCGTEVLLSRTGYTGEDGFEIYAPTWAAVQLWNRLLEVGSAHGLTPAGLGARDTLRFEAKLPLYGQELSQDISPLEAGIGFFVKLDKGDFIGRDALKAQKDQGIPRRLVGIEMIDRGIPRTHYPVYADGRQIGEITTGTQSPTLKRNLGLALVEAKYSEIGAELEVEIRGKRLKAVVVKAPFYKRERQG
- a CDS encoding flagellar motor protein MotB, with the protein product MRQRRSVTRGREGRDGHNRWMITYADLITLLLIFFVILFAMSSLDQEKYGNVISSLQRSFQTGSGLLDGGNGLLSGQKGKDNGQGSEALSSAQPSATPDGSKSGASPTAAPEATASPSQRELAFRQQEAKLAQLMNVITQYVADNNLGDQIFVADKPQGITITLSDRFLFDVGRADLKPDAQPALHQLSGLFRDISAVISIEGHTDNTPVLPSSPYRDNWQLSGERAQSVLRFFLEKERLSASRFQYAGYADTRPAADNSTASGRQKNRRVEIIVLRQLQSE
- a CDS encoding flagellar motor protein, producing the protein MDLTSIIGILAGIAALVGGFFWEGGRITGLLQWNAALIVIGGTVAAVMISFPARTLRGIPAALGMAFRRSPDRLEELVEEMVEMATLSRRNGMLALEPRADSHPDPFTSEGLRLIVDGTDPEQVRQILEFEMDSEEQKHESGAKLFEAAGGYAPTMGIIGTVMGLIRVLGNLTDPSHLGPSIAVAFTATLYGVASANLLFLPIASKIRARGQLRVQEMEMLLIGILSVQNGDHPNLVRKKLSTFLNRETPGRTPAEARL
- the uvrB gene encoding excinuclease ABC subunit UvrB, with product MNDIVVSTKTFNLESEYTPQGDQPRAIAELVEGLKQGKKHQTLLGATGTGKTFTIAQMIAKVNRPTLVIAHNKTLAAQLASEFKEFFPQNSVDYFVSYYDYYQPEAYIPSSDTYIEKDSSINEEIDKLRHSATSSLFERRDVIIVASVSCIYGLGSPQEYGSLLLSLWVGMEKPRNQILSRLVDIQYQRNDLNFVRGTFRVRGDVIEIFPASQGEHAIRVELFGDEIERITEIDVLTGELIGERDHVAIFPASHFVTQEETMRVALKNIERELEERLAALRGAGKLLEAQRLEQRTRYDIEMMNEVGFCSGIENYSGPLTFRERGATPYTLLDYFPDDMLIVIDESHVTLPQIRAMYNGDQARKTVLVEHGFRLPSALDNRPLRFEEFEDKVKQIVYVSATPGPYELEHCDTMVEQIIRPTGLLDPIIEVRPTEGQIDDLIGEIRERIDRDERVLVTTLTKKMAEDLTDYLKDIGIKVRYLHSDIKTLERIAILRDLRLGTFHVLVGINLLREGLDLPEVSLVTILDADKEGFLRSERSLIQTIGRAARNSEGKVIMYGDNITESMDKAITETQRRRSIQTAYNEEHGITPQTIHKKVRDVIEATKVAESKADYLTGASGKMNKKERQTLMQRLEAEMKEAAKNLQFERAAELRDALLELRAE